The genomic region atgtaattttatgtaatttctatatttaataatgctattgattttaaatgatattgttattgtcatattgttgataattcttgttgttcaccgcccagagcccttaggggatggggcggttttataaatacaattataaataaatataaataaataaataaattccccaaCAGACTTGGCAACCAAAACTTTGAAAGAGTCACCACGATTCTGCCCTCAAAGGTCACCTAACAGGGGTTCCCATTACAGAGCTACACCTgttgacttccttccttctgtcttcTGAATCCAAGCCAGAGTCCAGCAGTAACCAAACACTTACTTGCGAGATGATTACTTGTGAGGAGTGGGATTTTGTGGACaaatctaaaggtccttgatttGTTGGAACATAAAACGGTTGAACGCACATGTGTCGCGCCCTTTTACGTTCCAACAAATCTAAGCCCGTTAGTTTTGTCAAAAAAACCCCCCGATGTAAGATAGCTTAAAAAAGCCGCACGTGGCCTTCTGAAGTCTGGTTTCTGCAAGAAAGAACTGGCTGGCTTTCTCCGGTCACATTGACCGACTGCCAAGCCGTCTGGCAATTCGCTTCCCAAAGTCCTAAAAACTGCCGCCCGCTGCAGCTAATTCGGCCTGCATATTATGTGCTTCAAACGCTAATTGGGCCTTTGCTGCGAATAACAAAAAACCCACATCTTgtgtctctcacacacaagaaCCTGCCCAGAGAGTATTACATTTTTACAACGTGGTGCTGTAATAATCACCCGGGGGCCTGTAAGCTGCTCTATGGCAATACCTGGCTCCTTCAACGGACAGGCGCAACTGAactatggatcactgtggccaaataTTGCTCTCTGAGTATTTCCATCCCACCCATCCCACAAAGGGATGAGGGTTCTTCCTTCTCTATCTCAGTCTCACAACCACCCTGCCAGATAGGCAAAGATGAGACAGATAATGATCGGCTCTGTGCCACTCAgcactcagcagcagtggcgtagtggttaagagcaggtgtactctaatctgaaggaatcggttttgattccctgctctgccgcttgagctgtggaggtttatctggggaatccagattaccctgtgcactccaacacatgccagctgggtgaccttgggctagtcacagttctttggagctctctcagccccacctacctcacaagatgtttgatatgaggggggaaagggaaaggaatttgtaagcccctttgagtctcctacaggagggatatgaatggggattcaaactcaggtctcTCAAAACCTAGTTTGACCATAGAACCACACAGCCTCTTATTAAAGCCATGCCATCCTTTCTAACTAAGTGACTCTCGGGCGGTAGGAGGACGCCTCGCAGTCTTCTTTGACTGGCCGTGTTTTTTACTTTTCAAGGCCAAGCCGAACGCGCCTGAAAGCccagaaacaaaacaagacaggAAAGAGCAAAGTGGCAGAAATCCACACGTACAAACACCAGCCTTTGGATGCTTCGGTTTGGTTTTATTCCAGCACAGGTGCCTTTTGGAAGACAGAGCTCTAAAGTCAAGTTTCCAATCTGAGGCTGCCCCACAAGGCTTGAAGAGCAAACTGGTGTGCATTATGGCTGCATCTGGGGGTTGTTTAGAAACCtagaagtctcccccccccccccataaccatCCAAATGGGCAGGAAGACTAAAATGTCTCATGGCTGCTCATGGATTCTCGCCCACCCAGAAAGGCGTGAGGGTCACAGGTCAATCCAAGAGAAAGGGAATAGCTCTTTGCATGCAGGGACCTCACAGCTGACACAAcctctttaattttatttcatcctCTTCAGGAGGAACTTCCAATACTCAGTCTGCAGGGCTGAGCACAGGAGGGAAATCGAGGAGCTATTTCTGCTTCCTCTCTGATTTGCGCAGGGCTCtctgggagggcaggggagagagaaaaaaatagttgATCAGCCTTCCTTGTTGAGTTAGTGCATTGGCTTCCCTGCTTGCTGGGACACATGTGGGGAAGATACCTTGCGAACTGCAAGAAGCTTCTGGCCAGAGGGTGAGAAATCAGAATAGTACTGTTACGTCCTGCAGCCAAGAGCTGATATTTCAAAAGTCTCCCCTACACAAAAATCCTCTTCCTGTGTACAACAGGATAACAACTAAATCCTCTCCTTCCACCTGGCTTTCAAAGAAGGAAGCTTTttcatgggggtggggaactAAAACCATGACTGTCTGCCAGAGTCCCGGATGATACCGTTTCGCTTTGGTCTGCGCTGTATGGAAACTGGGTCTTGTTTGAATGCCAGAAATGTTTCTGGTCTTCCCGTAAGGAAATGACCGATGAAGGCGACTCACCCTGCTCAAAAAATGCCTCTCTTCCAGGCAACACTAACATGTCTGCTGTTGCCACTAACATGGAACGTGTTTGCATCCCCACTAGGGATGTCCCAACTCCCTTAAATATGCAGTTTTCAGGATTCTGATCTTCCAAACACGTTAACTACTAAAACCCCAAAAACTTCATGTGTCAAAACCCACAAGCAATTTGTGGTCCTTAACTACACTGGCACTAGAGAATTAGTGAAAATAAATATCAGTAAACTGTCTAAGCAGGGCTACGCTTCACTctttacttatttttaaaatcaaagtggCAAATCACACCCTCCTCCAGGGCTTCCCTCCGGCTTTTGGGCTATTAAGCGCAATGAAAAGTTTCCAAGAAACAATCCTCAGAAGGCAGGAAGAATATTTGCGAGGTACTTTTCAGTTCCAAGCATCTTGAAAAAGCCTCACAGCCCTTTTAAAGAAAACGGaacctcaggaaaaaaagagaatttgTTCTGTCTTCCCTTTTGCGGCCTCCTCGGAGGTTGGGATGTTTGACTGAAGCTTCTTGGAAACTGACGGCAATTTTGAAGTGAAGGCCTTTGTAGACTGCGTCATTTTATGTCTTACGAGTATTGTTTGTTTTCACGTGACTCGTAAATTCTTAGTCGGTCCACGGCTTGCAGAATTAAGAGTGCAGCCTTCGACTCCAACCTATTGTTACTTTCTAAGTCCTTTTAACCACCTCAGGATGCAAAATTAGAATAATCTACAAGCAAGACATTTGTGGCTCCTTGCGGCAGACCCATGGCTTCACAGCTCAGCGTGAACTCCTGATTTTCCAAAGAAGATTGACACTTCTCACCAATAGTCAAGAAGGTCAgtttggtggggggtggagagagggagaaaatatggaaatggaaaaaagaaaggaagcaatATTCTCATTGGCAAAAACAAACTGTTACCTTAAGTGGCTTTTCTCCAGGGAGTAGCAATACATAGCTAAGAAGGAAAGCCACAAAAAAAGTATCATTCAATCAGGTTTTTTTGCATTCAAATAGGTGAGCCTGGTTTTAACATAAATCTTATGTGAATACAGCTAGAGTCCTAGAGAATTCCAGAGGCCATTGGTTCATCTCATGTTCGCTTGTGTACATTCTGCCTGAAAGAGGGACGGGGAAGGTGTTAACTTCCCAAAGAGTTTTTGCCTTGCATCCAAATTTATTAGGTATGCGGATCCAAGTGGTTCTCAGTAGTTCCTGCGTAACCAGGCAACTCCTCTTTCACTGCTTTGGCAATAATACGCAAATAAAACAGCCAAACGCAGCGACGTGGAGCTCCTCTTCCGGCGCCATCTGGAGACACAGTTGAAAGAAGCTTGGAAGCTGGCTATCCTCCTGAGCAGCTATAAGTTTTTATCAGCTCAACAGGTCAAAAGTCTGCAGACACTGGGTGGAACAGCAGTACGCCACGAAACTAACGCTCGTCCTCCTGGAacacagaagggggtggggggggtggggggggagaaaaagaaagcaggcaTTGGCTTCAGATAAAAACTTGGGCTctcctccacaacagacaacttttctggacagtttaaaaacacacagagagaaaattaAACTGAGTATACAAAACATTTGAGCCTGTAAAAATAGCACAATGGCTTTCTTCTGTCAACACACGCAGAGTTCAGTTAAAATATTACAGCTGTGATTGCTGTGTAGCTAGCATGGACACATCTGGAGAATTCCACAATTCATCCTGCCCTTCAAGTTTTTAGGTGACATGCTGTGAATGATACTTCCTCTGTTAACTGCCTGTGCTTAATGCTCCATGCTCTAGGTTCTGGCACAGGGGAAGCTTGAAAAGGAAACCTATTAAAAAGGTGCGCCTTCCCCACAAATCAGCCCCCAAAGGAATTCTGGGTTATTGCTCTTCTGCTGTTTCACCCCTTTTAAATTAAGCCACAGAAATGTTCCGGCTGAACACTGCTTCAGGCATGAGACACGGATTTGGGGGTTCTTcggctgtcaagtcacatgtgacttacggtgacccctgggtgtttttaaggcaagagttgttcagaagcagtttgctgttgcctgcctctgcatcatgactttgttattccttggaggtctcccgtccaaacaCTTGCCACGGTTAAAATTGCTcaagttctgagatctgatgagtgtTCCCCTAACACCTTcctggttccccccacccctgacagCCCAGCTAGTGCAGTGGCAGCCCCTTGGTGGCCATTGCTCCACCAGGCCCAACACCCTcccgcttccccccaccccgagctCCCCATTCCATAGAACAGGACATCATTTTGAGAGAGGGTGTAAATATTTGCATGCATGTCACTTTCAAGAACGCAGAAACAGAAGTCTTGGGGACAAAGATTGATCTCTCTGGCTTTTGAGGGGGTTCCGGggtctgtggccatggtctggtaggttttgcttctaacatttcgcctgcatctatggctggcatcttcagaggcatgtcacggtaaggtGTGCTTGGTGCCACCGAGAGAAACCCATCTTACCATaacatgcatctgaagatgccagtcgtagatgtgggcgaaatattaggagcgaaaactaccaggccatgcctgcacagcccagaaaacccacaatagtcagtTGATTCACTATAGAACCGGttaaatatacacacatatacacacacgcaTCTAGCTCCATGCAGATAGTACTTTCCCCTGTAGCCAAAACCCCAGGGTAATTTCTCCCTATAATTACCCCTGATGCAATCCAGCCATTGGTGTTTCTCTCAAAGGGAAGAGCTTTGGGTAGACAATTGTAAACATGGGTTGGCTGCAACGGTGGCAGTGTCCCAGAGGGCAGCGCAACAGTTCTGAGAGACTTCTGGGTAGCAAGATCGGAGTCAGGAGCTGGAGATCtaaaggggagagggggggggggagaaagcaaaGAGACTGATTATGATGACTCGAAGACAATATACTTGTGGTTCCCTTAAAGAAGCAGAAGAGATGTACGTTaaaaagaataagagtttgaCTTTTAGGATGCCTCTCACTCAGCagctaaggagactcaaggtggcttacaagctcctttcccttcctctctccacaacagacaccttgtgaggtaggtggggtggagagagttccaaagaactgtgactagaccaaggttacccagcaggaatgtaggagtgtggaaacacatctggttcaccagataagcctctgccactcaggtggaggagtggggaatcaaacccagttctccagattagaatccacctgctctaaaccactacaccactatggAAGGGTTTGACAATTTACCCATTCAGGTGCTCAATGATGTGTGATATGGCAGGAACCCAACAGCAGCTCGGTTACCTTTGGAAAACCCGCAGAAGGTGTTATGCAGCACCCGCATAGCCATCTCTTGCAAGGGCAAGACAGGGTCCAAATGGGTCCCGATCAACTTCACCTCTGCTGGGAGAAAAACAGTCAGCTGCCCCGAAGAAAAGGAGAGCAGCTTCGCCTCGGACTTCTGAATGGGAGAACCACAGCTGGGGAAAGTTGTCGAAAAAGAAGACCGTTTCAAAGGAAAGGACTTCACACAGAAAAAGCCACTACATGATCTATTCCAGAGTCTTTCTTCTGTAGCATGCTGCTTTTTCCAAACAGCTCTTActtttatacacaaacacacatgaaaCAGCACTGAGGAGGCCTACCTTCACAAGC from Sphaerodactylus townsendi isolate TG3544 linkage group LG17, MPM_Stown_v2.3, whole genome shotgun sequence harbors:
- the LRRC28 gene encoding leucine-rich repeat-containing protein 28 isoform X3; amino-acid sequence: MCLSLQYLAADRNHLWCVPRHLCQLPSLNELSMAGNRLAFLPLDLGRSRELQYVYVDNNIYLKGLPSYLYNKVIGCSGCGSPIQKSEAKLLSFSSGQLTVFLPAEVKLIGTHLDPVLPLQEMAMRVLHNTFCGFSKDLQLLTPILLPRSLSELLRCPLGHCHRCSQPMFTIVYPKLFPLRETPMAGLHQGRTSVSFVAYCCSTQCLQTFDLLS